From Streptomyces yatensis, one genomic window encodes:
- a CDS encoding ArsR/SmtB family transcription factor: protein MATTTDARDADIARAAAAIADPSRARVLQALLEGRALPASVLATEAGVSASTVSGHLAKLLEAGVVRVEPHGRHRYYRLTGPAVGEALEALARIAPPLPVTSLRQSTHAHALRRARTCYDHVAGALGVALMAALLERGVLEGGDGRFHPEATESDRLSAPGNDTTYRLTDPGRAELAAFGVDADGLPARRPLIRYCVDWTEQRHHLAGALGAALTDRLFALDWIRRGSRRRVIHLTDAGRTGLERTFGIVVDA, encoded by the coding sequence ATGGCCACCACCACGGACGCCCGTGACGCCGACATCGCCCGCGCCGCCGCCGCGATCGCCGATCCGTCTCGCGCCCGCGTTCTGCAGGCGCTGTTGGAGGGCCGCGCCCTGCCCGCGAGCGTGCTGGCCACCGAGGCCGGGGTCAGCGCCTCCACCGTGAGCGGGCATCTGGCCAAGTTGCTGGAGGCCGGGGTGGTGCGGGTCGAGCCGCACGGGCGGCACCGCTACTACCGGCTGACCGGCCCCGCCGTCGGCGAGGCCCTCGAGGCGCTGGCCCGGATCGCCCCGCCGCTACCGGTCACCTCGCTGCGCCAGAGCACCCACGCACACGCCCTGCGCCGGGCGCGTACCTGCTACGACCATGTCGCGGGCGCCCTCGGAGTGGCCCTGATGGCGGCGCTCCTGGAACGCGGGGTCCTGGAGGGCGGCGACGGACGCTTCCACCCCGAGGCGACGGAGAGCGACCGGCTCTCCGCCCCGGGCAACGACACCACGTACCGGCTGACGGACCCGGGGCGCGCGGAGCTGGCGGCGTTCGGCGTGGACGCGGACGGGCTCCCCGCGCGCCGCCCGCTGATCCGCTACTGCGTGGACTGGACCGAGCAGCGCCACCATCTGGCCGGGGCGCTGGGGGCCGCCCTGACGGACCGGCTGTTCGCGCTGGACTGGATCCGCCGTGGCAGCCGCCGCCGCGTGATCCACCTGACCGACGCGGGCCGCACCGGCCTGGAGCGCACCTTCGGCATCGTCGTGGACGCCTGA
- a CDS encoding MFS transporter gives MRTYHSTHRTSGSSAPPVAAAVRRVPLLAICLGYFLVILDVTVVNVAVPRIGAGLAAGQGALQWIVDGYTLVFAGLLLFCGGLGDRLGHRRVFLAGLGLFTVASAGCALAPTAAVLVGARLAQGAGAATMVPASLALLGALHPEPAARARAFGVWGGIAGVAAAAGPVLGGVLVWGVGWRTVFLVNLPLGVLAVWLTIRHVPGRRPRPRPRGERPPLDLAAQLTGVIAVAALTAGLNEAGGRGWTDPLVLGALAAAPLAGALFLWLERRAAAPALPPRLLTGFRFPAALAVGVLLNLGFYGLLFLTTLYFQRHRGWDPLATGLALLPMGALVAAASPLSGRVAARVGTHVPAVAGLLTGAVGLLGWAAVGPHTPYALLVVPLLLAGFGTSFTMPSATIAAMEAAPHEVRGAASGAFNAARQLGSAIGVALFGTLAAASASSAFYAGMRLSAVIAAGCFLGGAVLAAVSGPAAARAARNPSATEAS, from the coding sequence ATGAGGACGTACCACTCCACGCATCGGACCTCGGGATCCTCGGCTCCGCCCGTGGCGGCCGCCGTGCGGCGGGTGCCGTTGCTCGCGATCTGCCTCGGGTACTTCCTGGTCATCCTCGACGTCACCGTCGTCAACGTGGCCGTGCCCCGCATCGGCGCCGGGCTGGCGGCCGGGCAGGGGGCGCTGCAGTGGATCGTGGACGGGTACACGCTGGTCTTCGCCGGGCTGCTGCTGTTCTGTGGCGGGCTGGGGGACCGGCTGGGCCATCGGCGGGTGTTCCTCGCCGGGCTCGGGCTGTTCACGGTGGCCTCCGCCGGGTGCGCGCTCGCGCCGACCGCCGCCGTTCTGGTCGGCGCGCGGCTGGCGCAGGGGGCCGGGGCGGCGACCATGGTGCCCGCCTCGCTCGCGCTGCTCGGGGCGCTGCACCCCGAACCGGCCGCGCGCGCCAGGGCGTTCGGGGTGTGGGGTGGCATCGCGGGGGTCGCCGCCGCGGCCGGTCCGGTGCTCGGCGGGGTGCTGGTGTGGGGCGTGGGCTGGCGGACCGTGTTCCTCGTCAACCTCCCCCTGGGCGTGCTCGCCGTCTGGCTCACCATCCGTCATGTGCCCGGCAGGCGCCCGCGCCCGCGTCCGCGCGGGGAGCGTCCGCCGCTGGACCTCGCCGCCCAGCTCACCGGTGTCATCGCGGTGGCCGCCCTCACGGCCGGGCTGAACGAGGCGGGAGGGCGCGGCTGGACCGACCCGCTGGTGCTCGGCGCCCTCGCGGCCGCGCCGCTCGCGGGGGCGCTGTTCCTGTGGCTGGAGCGGCGCGCGGCGGCGCCCGCGCTGCCGCCGCGGCTGCTGACCGGCTTCCGGTTCCCGGCCGCCCTGGCCGTGGGGGTGCTGCTCAACCTCGGCTTCTACGGGCTGCTCTTCCTCACCACCCTCTACTTCCAGCGCCACCGGGGCTGGGACCCGCTCGCCACCGGTCTGGCGCTGCTGCCGATGGGCGCGCTGGTCGCGGCCGCCTCGCCGCTGTCCGGGCGGGTCGCGGCGCGCGTGGGCACCCATGTCCCGGCCGTGGCCGGGCTGTTGACCGGGGCGGTGGGGCTGCTCGGCTGGGCGGCCGTGGGACCGCATACGCCGTATGCGCTGCTGGTCGTGCCGCTGCTGCTGGCCGGGTTCGGCACCTCGTTCACCATGCCGTCGGCGACGATCGCGGCGATGGAGGCCGCGCCGCACGAGGTGCGCGGCGCGGCGTCGGGCGCGTTCAACGCGGCGCGGCAGCTGGGCAGCGCCATCGGCGTGGCGCTGTTCGGGACGCTCGCCGCGGCGTCCGCGAGCTCCGCCTTCTACGCCGGGATGCGGCTGTCCGCCGTGATCGCGGCCGGATGCTTCCTGGGGGGTGCGGTGCTCGCGGCGGTCTCGGGGCCCGCCGCCGCCCGCGCGGCGCGCAACCCCTCTGCCACTGAGGCGTCTTGA